The window CTAACGAACCTGACTTCGTCGCGTTTATTTCTAAGGAGATAGCGGAGAGTTTGGACGAAGAACCTCCATAGGTACCGTTTGCCATGCCCATGGAGATGGCAGCGCCGGGATAACGTTCACCTGATTTAAGGCGTGATATCGGCCGCTCTTTACTTAGTAGTTTAGCAGCAAGAACGAGGCAAAAGATGGAAGCTACTCAACATCCTTCTTCAGAAAAAATGTTCGAGATTTTCAACATCATGTCGTCGGTAGTAGACGACATTTTCCGCGACACAGGCTTGTCAAATGAGCAAAAATACAACCTTGCATTTCATGCGGTGAACACTTGCACAAGCTATGCTTTCTGCGCCGCCATCAAACGGATGTATAACCCAAAAACTGAGGAAAGATGGCTTGAAGCCGTTGATACGTTTTCTGGAAATCTAGTGGCACACCTGCCTAAATACCTAACTAGCACCGCCAAAATGATGCCACACTTTGAGTTCGAGAAGTAAACCTCGTGATCGCCTACCACGGCCACCAGCGACGGCGTGGCCGTGAGTTTGGCAACCTGTCAGCCAGATTTTCTGCTATTACACGCCACCGTTCCCGGTCTTGCTCGGCGCTTTCCAAGCGGGCTTGAAGCTGGCTGATTGTGGCCTCTGCGGCGGCGAGTTTCAGGGCAGTGTCCGAGGGTGTCCAGAGGGTGTCCGCTTGAGGTGTCCGGTCGATAACCGGACTATCCGCTAAGCGCTCCGCTGCAAAGCGGTTAAGGTCATCCTCCGGGATTAACCATCGTCCGTCATTACCTCTAAAACAGGCAAGCTTTCCTGACTTCATGGCGCGCATTATGCTCGATCGGCTGATGCCAGATTTTGCTGCGGCCTTGTTGGGTGTCAGGGTGTTCATCTGAGTGTCCATCTTGGGTGTCCGGTCGATAACCGGACATGTCCACCGGCCAACTATGTTACTCAATTCGGTTGGTGGTTTTAGGGGTCAGACCCGGCCCACCTTGGTGCAAAAGTCGGTGAAAATCTTCTCTATGTTGTGGGAGTCCAGGGCAATGCCGCGCTCTCGGCAGAAGCGGCGGAAGTCACTGGCGATCAGGTCGTTGTCCTTGTTACAGCCCGCCGCCCGTTTCAGGTCCAACCAGTGCGGGCTGTAGCTGATACCGCCGGTCTCAGGGAAGGCGGGTGCAACCGTTTCGGCGGTGCCGTTGCGCCGGGCCTTCCGGCCCGCGCTGTGGCCCCGCAATTCGCGCTTGGTCGGGGCCGGATCGTCCTTCGTTTCCCAAGCAATCGTGACGCTCGCAACCGTCCGGCCGATCTTGTTGGGCGTGGCGGTCAAGGTCAGGCGAGATAGCTGGTTTATCTCGGAAATGGCGGGTTTCAGCACATCGCGGTTCACATCTGCAAAGCGCTTGTGCTTACCCTCTGGTAGCCCGAACAAGTCTCGCAGTTCCGGGACGGTGAAGGTTTTGCCGCT of the Paracoccus sp. SCSIO 75233 genome contains:
- a CDS encoding helix-turn-helix domain-containing protein, encoding MDTQMNTLTPNKAAAKSGISRSSIMRAMKSGKLACFRGNDGRWLIPEDDLNRFAAERLADSPVIDRTPQADTLWTPSDTALKLAAAEATISQLQARLESAEQDRERWRVIAENLADRLPNSRPRRRWWPW